Proteins encoded by one window of Erysipelothrix rhusiopathiae:
- the dnaN gene encoding DNA polymerase III subunit beta: MKFNIKKQSFYKALSSVGRAASTHSPLPILSGIKFELRDDALTLIASDSNISIKEVLYANDENKLNVYEEGEVVLESRYILEAVRKLDSDFIDFEIIDGALTRISGNKAEYNINGSKAELYPTIDFTKPTKEFKMPGFKLSEVIQQTAFVCSTSEDRPIFTGVNFKADGNTMNCVATDSYRLAKKSIDLPTPMDFNICIPAVNLYEVSKTISDNKDVHIAVSDKLVQFYVDSTLIQSRLIDGLFPDVNRLIPAEYGFELTVNSHDMISAIDRSSFLKSDGYWTVKLEASNEGVLISSKSQEIGSSEEILKPIDYIGGNLKISFSGRYMIEALKSFKTDTVKILFVGEMQAFILKNPEDDSIVQLVLPVRTFD, translated from the coding sequence ATGAAGTTCAATATAAAGAAACAATCATTTTATAAAGCATTGTCCTCTGTAGGACGTGCAGCATCTACACATTCACCGTTACCAATTCTGTCTGGAATTAAGTTCGAGTTAAGAGACGATGCTTTAACATTAATTGCAAGTGATTCAAATATTTCCATTAAAGAAGTTCTTTATGCGAATGACGAAAATAAATTGAACGTTTATGAAGAAGGGGAAGTAGTTTTAGAGTCACGCTATATTCTAGAAGCAGTTCGTAAGCTTGATAGCGATTTTATTGATTTTGAAATTATTGATGGTGCGTTAACACGCATTAGTGGAAATAAAGCCGAATATAACATCAATGGTAGTAAAGCAGAACTTTATCCAACAATTGATTTTACAAAACCAACTAAAGAATTTAAGATGCCTGGTTTTAAACTTTCCGAAGTGATTCAACAAACAGCATTCGTTTGTTCTACAAGTGAAGATCGTCCAATATTCACAGGCGTTAATTTTAAGGCAGATGGAAATACCATGAACTGTGTTGCGACTGATAGCTATCGATTAGCTAAAAAATCAATTGATCTACCAACACCTATGGATTTCAATATTTGTATTCCTGCAGTAAATCTTTATGAAGTCTCGAAGACAATCAGTGACAATAAAGACGTTCATATTGCAGTTTCAGATAAACTTGTTCAATTCTATGTGGATTCAACTCTAATTCAATCACGTCTTATCGATGGATTATTCCCTGATGTAAATCGATTAATTCCAGCAGAGTATGGATTTGAATTAACAGTAAATAGTCACGATATGATTAGTGCAATTGACCGCTCATCCTTTCTAAAGAGTGACGGTTATTGGACTGTAAAATTAGAAGCATCGAATGAAGGTGTGTTGATAAGTTCAAAATCTCAAGAAATCGGTAGCTCTGAAGAAATCTTAAAACCAATTGATTACATTGGTGGTAATTTAAAAATTTCTTTTAGTGGTCGTTATATGATTGAAGCACTGAAATCATTTAAAACAGATACCGTTAAGATTTTATTTGTGGGAGAAATGCAAGCGTTCATTCTTAAAAACCCAGAAGATGATTCGATTGTTCAACTCGTATTACCTGTAAGAACCTTCGATTAA
- a CDS encoding DeoR/GlpR family DNA-binding transcription regulator codes for MLKNQRHLQLIHYIDLHQFAKVEELAQLVDVSEITVRRDINELDEKGLVHKVHGGATSITIRDYSNDIELHTRNDVNSDIKDQLAKSAASLVKTNAVVYLDAGTSVSRMIPYLKDKHVTVYTHGLHHVEALVQYGIECYVIGGFVKPTTRAAVGGLSTQYLKQMNFDQAFIGFNALDVDFGFSTPDEMEAVTKSTIIAQSSQVYFIGDSSKFNKKSSVRFASSNDGVLITDQDPGKAYNNYDIKIQGER; via the coding sequence ATGTTAAAGAATCAAAGACATTTACAACTTATCCACTATATTGATTTGCATCAATTTGCAAAAGTTGAAGAGCTTGCACAACTTGTGGATGTTTCCGAAATAACCGTTCGTCGAGATATCAATGAATTGGATGAAAAAGGGTTAGTTCATAAAGTTCATGGTGGTGCTACATCCATCACAATACGAGATTACTCTAATGATATTGAATTACATACACGAAACGACGTTAATTCTGATATTAAAGACCAATTAGCAAAATCAGCTGCATCATTGGTTAAAACGAATGCTGTTGTATATCTTGATGCTGGAACATCTGTTTCACGGATGATTCCATATCTCAAAGATAAGCATGTTACGGTCTATACGCACGGTTTACATCATGTGGAAGCATTAGTGCAGTATGGTATCGAGTGTTATGTTATCGGTGGTTTTGTGAAGCCTACAACGCGTGCTGCAGTAGGTGGATTAAGTACACAGTATTTAAAGCAGATGAATTTTGACCAAGCATTCATTGGATTTAATGCATTGGATGTGGATTTTGGATTTTCCACACCGGATGAAATGGAAGCAGTAACGAAATCAACAATTATTGCTCAATCATCACAGGTATATTTTATTGGAGATAGTTCTAAGTTTAATAAGAAATCAAGTGTGCGATTCGCATCATCTAATGATGGAGTTCTTATTACAGATCAAGATCCAGGAAAAGCATATAATAACTATGATATTAAAATACAAGGTGAGCGATAA